The proteins below come from a single Natrinema sp. SYSU A 869 genomic window:
- a CDS encoding Mov34/MPN/PAD-1 family protein: MGLFDALFRSSEILGIAEETLEFALESSEETHPNEYMGFLRGTEADHLDLDRDGLVITDILVVPGTETNSVSATVKTNQIPNDVKALGSIHSHPNGVIKPSNADLDTFGRGSVHVIIGAPYRQTDWKAFDSQGEPTTLNVIDVDLPDTEDFFDFTQADIDEELRR; the protein is encoded by the coding sequence ATGGGGCTGTTCGACGCGCTGTTTCGCTCGAGCGAGATCCTCGGCATCGCCGAGGAGACCCTCGAGTTCGCCCTCGAGTCCTCCGAGGAGACACACCCGAACGAGTACATGGGATTTCTCCGGGGGACCGAGGCAGATCACCTGGATCTGGATCGAGACGGGCTGGTCATCACGGACATTCTCGTGGTGCCCGGCACCGAGACTAACAGCGTCAGTGCGACCGTCAAGACGAACCAGATTCCGAACGACGTGAAGGCACTGGGGAGCATTCACTCCCATCCTAACGGCGTTATCAAGCCCAGCAACGCGGATCTGGACACGTTCGGCCGCGGGAGCGTCCACGTCATCATCGGGGCACCCTACCGCCAGACCGACTGGAAGGCGTTCGATTCACAGGGGGAGCCGACCACGCTGAACGTGATCGACGTCGACCTGCCCGACACCGAGGACTTCTTCGATTTCACGCAGGCGGATATCGACGAGGAACTGCGACGATGA